In a genomic window of Bacteroidota bacterium:
- a CDS encoding carboxypeptidase-like regulatory domain-containing protein, translating into MKNYRLIIIWISMFFMIIAYNKIMKGQSNNRVYGKIIDSRSGQPLHYANINVQGKNIGCVSNMDGMFVLNTQKTDLSDTVVVSYIGYKSYSIPLHEFSDSINLFKLVSDPVQLAEFKVRAMDAKEIVEAAIKKIPENYEMDPFTTLGFYRELIREGETYHKGALGVQ; encoded by the coding sequence ATGAAGAACTATAGACTAATTATTATCTGGATATCAATGTTTTTTATGATAATTGCCTACAATAAGATCATGAAAGGACAAAGCAATAACCGTGTTTATGGAAAAATTATTGACAGCCGGTCAGGACAGCCCCTTCATTATGCAAATATCAACGTGCAGGGCAAAAACATCGGATGCGTGTCAAACATGGATGGCATGTTTGTCCTGAACACCCAAAAGACCGACCTTTCTGATACAGTTGTTGTGTCTTACATAGGCTATAAAAGCTATTCCATTCCTTTGCATGAATTCAGTGATTCGATCAATCTTTTCAAACTTGTTTCCGACCCGGTGCAACTTGCTGAGTTCAAGGTAAGGGCTATGGATGCAAAAGAAATTGTTGAAGCAGCTATTAAAAAGATCCCTGAAAATTACGAAATGGACCCATTCACAACCCTTGGATTCTACAGGGAATTGATCCGTGAGGGAGAAACCTATCATAAAGGTGCATTGGGGGTACAATGA
- a CDS encoding histidine kinase yields MNSSRLNNIAINIYAWLALMLLFFTVLYYFTDFQFAISFIIFIIFPVILPVYIHFCLVDRFFLKKKFFKYSVYTLLLVTISGFLAQYIADVSINTDDFYFGGYLNPLIFILISTGIKGFRDNLRNKIKLTEAEAAKARAESELRYAESRQAFAELEFLKSQVNPHFLFNNLNNIYSLVLENSEYTAEAIMKLSELMRYIIDSGKNNLIGIDKELDFIKNYVSIEELRLKNKCVISLNIQGNSNKLSLPPMLMLPLVENAFKHGIGTDVKKNFIEINITITGKRFELNIHNSIGKKNAGENNGTGIINLEKRLRILYPESYMLEISQNDGNYHSQLKINL; encoded by the coding sequence ATGAACAGTTCCAGGCTGAACAATATTGCAATTAATATTTACGCATGGCTTGCTCTGATGCTATTGTTTTTTACGGTATTGTACTATTTTACGGATTTTCAGTTTGCAATCAGCTTTATAATATTTATCATTTTTCCGGTTATATTACCTGTATATATACACTTTTGCCTGGTCGACAGGTTTTTCCTGAAGAAAAAGTTTTTCAAATATTCCGTCTACACCTTGCTTCTGGTGACAATATCCGGTTTTCTTGCCCAATACATTGCCGATGTATCGATTAATACTGATGATTTTTATTTCGGGGGCTATCTGAATCCTTTAATATTCATTTTGATTTCTACAGGAATTAAAGGGTTCAGAGATAACCTGAGAAACAAGATTAAATTGACCGAGGCAGAAGCAGCAAAAGCCCGGGCGGAATCCGAACTACGGTATGCAGAATCAAGGCAGGCCTTCGCAGAGCTGGAATTTCTAAAATCGCAGGTTAATCCACACTTCCTGTTTAATAACCTGAATAATATTTATTCTCTGGTCCTTGAAAATTCGGAATACACTGCAGAAGCTATAATGAAGCTCTCGGAACTTATGCGTTACATTATAGATTCAGGAAAGAATAATTTGATCGGAATTGATAAAGAACTTGACTTTATTAAAAATTATGTTTCGATAGAAGAATTGAGGCTGAAGAACAAGTGTGTGATAAGTCTTAATATTCAAGGAAATAGCAATAAACTCAGCCTTCCTCCTATGCTGATGCTACCACTTGTTGAGAATGCTTTTAAGCATGGCATTGGGACAGATGTAAAGAAAAATTTCATCGAAATAAATATTACAATTACAGGCAAACGGTTTGAATTAAATATTCACAACAGCATTGGAAAGAAAAATGCCGGGGAAAATAATGGAACAGGTATCATTAATCTGGAGAAGCGGCTCAGGATCCTTTATCCGGAAAGTTATATGTTGGAAATATCCCAAAACGATGGTAATTATCA